One segment of Drosophila ananassae strain 14024-0371.13 chromosome 3R, ASM1763931v2, whole genome shotgun sequence DNA contains the following:
- the LOC6497392 gene encoding uncharacterized protein LOC6497392 isoform X1 yields MELRSQKFNKLVDILKGAGVYEEGMDMEEMRNLADAMQMSTTCPQPPSVDPDLERAILESELEFMYLHPAHILNSTMIVPNQDNVIVNPEPSHDRDCDSPPTLPIHMTVRALVHHPLDWSPTSQRRSLPKRVPVAISPSNVLGGKRARIVIRDGGDQPEAPPEYNPDATPISVVDSGVSSQEISLSSLSSEGSPEISIGEMPSRHLISTSSAAVSDFSSSLEQGN; encoded by the exons AAG GCGCTGGCGTCTATGAGGAGGGGATGGACATGGAGGAGATGCGGAACTTGGCCGATGCTATGCAAATGTCCACCACCTGCCCCCAACCACCTTCTGTGGATCCGGATTTGGAAAGGGCTATTCTG GAAAGCGAACTGGAATTCATGTACCTACATCCCGCTCACATTCTAAATTCCACGATGATTGTGCCAAACCAAGATAACGTGATTGTAAATCCTGAACCGAGTCATGATCGCGACTGCGATAGTCCTCCAACTCTACCCATTCACATGACGGTCCGGGCATTGGTGCACCATCCACTCGACTGGAGCCCCACATCCCAACGACGTTCTTTGCCCAAGCGAGTTCCTGTTGCCATCAGCCCAAGCAATGTTTTGGGAGGCAAACGCGCCAGGATCGTCATTCGCGATGGTGGCGATCAACCGGAGGCACCTCCCGAATATAATCCAGATGCCACACCCATATCGGTGGTCGATTCGGGTGTCAGTAGCCAGGAGATTTCACTCTCCAGCCTCAGTTCGGAAGGCAGCCCCGAGATATCCATCGGCGAAATGCCCAGCCGCCATTTAATCAGCACCAGTAGTGCTGCTGTTTCAGATTTCTCCTCTAGCCTCGAACAAGGAAACTAA
- the LOC6497392 gene encoding uncharacterized protein LOC6497392 isoform X2 → MDMEEMRNLADAMQMSTTCPQPPSVDPDLERAILESELEFMYLHPAHILNSTMIVPNQDNVIVNPEPSHDRDCDSPPTLPIHMTVRALVHHPLDWSPTSQRRSLPKRVPVAISPSNVLGGKRARIVIRDGGDQPEAPPEYNPDATPISVVDSGVSSQEISLSSLSSEGSPEISIGEMPSRHLISTSSAAVSDFSSSLEQGN, encoded by the exons ATGGACATGGAGGAGATGCGGAACTTGGCCGATGCTATGCAAATGTCCACCACCTGCCCCCAACCACCTTCTGTGGATCCGGATTTGGAAAGGGCTATTCTG GAAAGCGAACTGGAATTCATGTACCTACATCCCGCTCACATTCTAAATTCCACGATGATTGTGCCAAACCAAGATAACGTGATTGTAAATCCTGAACCGAGTCATGATCGCGACTGCGATAGTCCTCCAACTCTACCCATTCACATGACGGTCCGGGCATTGGTGCACCATCCACTCGACTGGAGCCCCACATCCCAACGACGTTCTTTGCCCAAGCGAGTTCCTGTTGCCATCAGCCCAAGCAATGTTTTGGGAGGCAAACGCGCCAGGATCGTCATTCGCGATGGTGGCGATCAACCGGAGGCACCTCCCGAATATAATCCAGATGCCACACCCATATCGGTGGTCGATTCGGGTGTCAGTAGCCAGGAGATTTCACTCTCCAGCCTCAGTTCGGAAGGCAGCCCCGAGATATCCATCGGCGAAATGCCCAGCCGCCATTTAATCAGCACCAGTAGTGCTGCTGTTTCAGATTTCTCCTCTAGCCTCGAACAAGGAAACTAA
- the LOC6502456 gene encoding uncharacterized protein LOC6502456 isoform X2 produces MLSIREYINKIKKFFAEMPFPSIVPHIVGDDDSETTDGNPSSKSPKSPSSSVSSYEETEDEEDMDSLDEADWSMNVSHIARTPERQPSPICGDSMEDCSTISSVKEEDPPEVPAIGLNEPGPRTEVLINPNESPQNIPTESQAELQFSASSSPQSVLPPKLRFLRKMNESQPYPTVANPLRNCASHADYSFPETIGGRVARRGRRSICQAISIRPTEEDSSVAVAKPLDVTAYFHQVSAELVQNRVSLVHFLALQERLDRLMAQTLVDSKMLRKQRPPRSV; encoded by the exons ATGCTGTCAATTAgggaatatataaataaaattaagaaattttttgctgaaat GCCCTTCCCATCAATTGTTCCACACATTGTTGGCGATGATGATTCCGAGACGACCGA TGGAAATCCGAGTTCAAAATCTCCCAAGTCACCAAGCTCTTCGGTGTCGTCTTATGAGGAAACTGAGGATGA GGAGGATATGGACAGTTTGGATGAAGCTGACTGGTCAATGAATGTCAGCCACATAGCACGGACACC CGAACGCCAACCGAGTCCTATTTGTGGAGATAGTATGGAAGATTGCAGCACAATTTCTTCTGTTAAGGAAGAGGATCCTCCCGAAGTCCCCGCAATAGGCCTTAATGAGCCTGGTCCTAGAACTGAGGTTCTAATAAACCCTAATGAAAGCCCTCAAAACATACCAACTGAAAGTCAGGCTGAATTACAATTCTCTGCCAGCAGCTCTCCACAATCGGTCCTTCCACCTAAACTTCGCTTTTTAAGGAAGATGAACGAGTCGCAGCCCTATCCAACTGTGGCCAATCCACTACGCAATTGTGCCTCCCACGCGGATTATTCTTTCCCGGAAACCATTGGCGGACGGGTGGCTAGGCGGGGACGACGCAGCATTTGTCAAGCCATTAGCATTCGGCCAACCGAAGAGGATTCGTCTGTGGCTGTGGCTAAACCACTTGATGTCACTGCTTATTTCCACCAGGTATCGGCGGAGCTAGTCCAGAATCGGGTCAGTCTAGTACATTTCTTGGCTTTGCAAGAGCGACTCGATCGTTTAATGGCCCAGACTTTGGTTGATTCAAAGATGTTGCGCAAACAGCGACCTCCACGTTCTGTTTAG
- the LOC6502456 gene encoding uncharacterized protein LOC6502456 isoform X1 codes for MLSIREYINKIKKFFAEMPFPSIVPHIVGDDDSETTETSGNPSSKSPKSPSSSVSSYEETEDEEDMDSLDEADWSMNVSHIARTPERQPSPICGDSMEDCSTISSVKEEDPPEVPAIGLNEPGPRTEVLINPNESPQNIPTESQAELQFSASSSPQSVLPPKLRFLRKMNESQPYPTVANPLRNCASHADYSFPETIGGRVARRGRRSICQAISIRPTEEDSSVAVAKPLDVTAYFHQVSAELVQNRVSLVHFLALQERLDRLMAQTLVDSKMLRKQRPPRSV; via the exons ATGCTGTCAATTAgggaatatataaataaaattaagaaattttttgctgaaat GCCCTTCCCATCAATTGTTCCACACATTGTTGGCGATGATGATTCCGAGACGACCGA GACTAGTGGAAATCCGAGTTCAAAATCTCCCAAGTCACCAAGCTCTTCGGTGTCGTCTTATGAGGAAACTGAGGATGA GGAGGATATGGACAGTTTGGATGAAGCTGACTGGTCAATGAATGTCAGCCACATAGCACGGACACC CGAACGCCAACCGAGTCCTATTTGTGGAGATAGTATGGAAGATTGCAGCACAATTTCTTCTGTTAAGGAAGAGGATCCTCCCGAAGTCCCCGCAATAGGCCTTAATGAGCCTGGTCCTAGAACTGAGGTTCTAATAAACCCTAATGAAAGCCCTCAAAACATACCAACTGAAAGTCAGGCTGAATTACAATTCTCTGCCAGCAGCTCTCCACAATCGGTCCTTCCACCTAAACTTCGCTTTTTAAGGAAGATGAACGAGTCGCAGCCCTATCCAACTGTGGCCAATCCACTACGCAATTGTGCCTCCCACGCGGATTATTCTTTCCCGGAAACCATTGGCGGACGGGTGGCTAGGCGGGGACGACGCAGCATTTGTCAAGCCATTAGCATTCGGCCAACCGAAGAGGATTCGTCTGTGGCTGTGGCTAAACCACTTGATGTCACTGCTTATTTCCACCAGGTATCGGCGGAGCTAGTCCAGAATCGGGTCAGTCTAGTACATTTCTTGGCTTTGCAAGAGCGACTCGATCGTTTAATGGCCCAGACTTTGGTTGATTCAAAGATGTTGCGCAAACAGCGACCTCCACGTTCTGTTTAG
- the LOC6498148 gene encoding uncharacterized protein LOC6498148: MRQPFRRASLYVTLLLITEAVIGFLFLVISAYYHVLLTSYLDEIETRLVLGYVFGLYMYGAQLVVTFLVSISMWRRLWRRRCTPNVHLILAVWLFYSCVIIASGFGCVWNLYRGVDVLESAAETSLIRGIDLYYSFPEWKLLWDGLQWHKECCGVHDYKDWMNADWMPRQEDNCSLTILAPYACCKRSCESCYTNYSPGGGISEGRPIPALTVDSINTNGCLPVFNGAVTNFVYILLALWALSLKFLIMLCCISKYILNRQNQGDGCDNVGLSDDDGHPLVVVKYPCNVRCVTIGEDDLGSDIAPNYCNCNEVDEDHCEEY; encoded by the exons ATGCGCCAACCCTTCCGACGAGCATCCCTCTACGTCACCCTGCTGCTGATAACCGAGGCTGTGATCGGATTCCTGTTCCTGGTGATTAGCGCCTACTACCACGTCCTGCTTACCAGCTACCTGGATGAGATTGAGACCAGACTCGTCTTAGGCTACGTGTTCGGTTTGTACATGTACGGTGCCCAGCTTGTGGTGACCTTTCTGGTTAGCATCTCCATGTGGCGGCGACTATGGAGGAGGCGATGTACGCCAAACGTCCACCTGATCCTAGCCGTGTGGCTCTTCTACTCCTGCGTTATCATAGCCTCCGGATTCGGTTGTGTTTGGAACCTGTACCGAGGAGTCGACGTACTGGAGAGTGCAGCCGAAACATCTTTAATCCGAGGTATCGACTTGTACTACTCGTTTCCGGAGTGGAAACTGCTCTGGGACGGTTTGCAGTGGCACAAGGAGTGCTGTGGTGTTCATGACTACAAGGACTGGATGAATGCAGATTGGATGCCCCGTCAGGAGGATAACTGTTCGTTGACAATCCTTGCTCCATATGCCTGTTGCAAACGATCCTGCGAGAGCTGCTACACTAACTATTCACCTGGAGGAGGGATTTCCGAAGGCAGGCCAATCCCTGCCCTCACAGTGGACTCGATTAACACGAATGGGTGTCTGCCGGTATTTAACGGAGCTGTTACGAATTTTGTCTATATTCTTCTAGCTCTGTGGGCTTTATCCTTGAAGTTTCTA ATAATGCTTTGCTGCATCAGCAAGTATATTCTTAATCGGCAGAACCAAGGTGATGGGTGCGACAATGTTGGACTTTCAGATGATGATGGACATCCGCTGGTCGTAGTG AAATATCCATGTAATGTGCGCTGTGTTACTATTGGCGAGGACGATCTGGGATCAGATATCGCTCCCAAttattgcaattgcaatgAGGTGGATGAAGATCACTGCGAAGAATACTAA
- the LOC6497393 gene encoding succinate dehydrogenase assembly factor 4, mitochondrial produces MQSMARQSAKMFPQVGKQVSYLSTSASWKASTGGNDMVVEIKEPKTRSEKLMAFQKKLRAKTPLGKLDEFSRHPFQEKEPLKPWPNQTNPYTGEIGGPSGPEPTRYGDWERKGRVSDF; encoded by the exons atgcaaTCCATGGCCAGACAATCCGCTAAAATGTTCCCCCAGGTGGGAAAACAAG TGAGCTACCTGTCGACCAGTGCCTCCTGGAAGGCATCAACTGGTGGCAACGACATGGTTGTGGAGATCAAGGAGCCGAAGACCCGCTCCGAGAAACTCATGGCCTTCCAAAAGAAGCTGCGCGCCAAGACGCCGTTGGGCAAGCTGGACGAATTCTCGAGGCATCCCTTCCAGGAGAAGGAGCCCCTCAAGCCCTGGCCGAACCAAACGAATCCCTATACCGGCGAGATTGGAGGACCATCTGGTCCGGAGCCAACGCGATACGGTGACTGGGAGCGCAAAGGTCGTGTCTCGGATTTCTAG
- the LOC6498147 gene encoding WW domain-containing oxidoreductase — translation MIALPDSDSEDELPPGWEERATDDGTVCYVNQQSKTSQWTHPRTGRSKRITGELPIGWEKYYDEQSRRFMFLNKETQQRTNVDPRLAFAVEEPTQDVTRVRQRFDSCSTALQVLHGKDLHGRIALITGANCGIGFETARSLAQHGCEIIFACRNKVSAEAAIERIAQERPAARSRCRFVALDLSSLLSVKKFVTEIKESVSHIDYLILNAGVFALPYTKTEDGLETTFQVSHLSHFYLTLQLETLFDYKTRIVVLSSESHRFANLPVENLAVHHLSPPPEKFWSMMAYNNAKLCNVLFAQELAQRWKQRGISVFSVHPGNMVSTDLSRNYWFYRLLFAIVRPFTKSLQQAAATSIYCATANELTGLSGLYFNNCFFCEPSKLSKSASLQRQLWDVSENLLKELVQ, via the exons ATGATAGCTTTACCAGATTCAGATAGCGAGGATGAGCTGCCACCCGGCTGGGAAGAGCGCGCCACCGATGACGGTACCGTTTGCTATGTCAA CCAGCAAAGTAAGACTTCCCAATGGACACACCCACGTACAGGGCGCTCAAAAAGGATCACTGGCGAACTTCCTATTGGATGGGAAAAGTATTACGACGAGCAGAGTCGCCGATTTATGTTCCTCAATAAGGAAACGCAGCAAAGAACCAATGTAGATCCCCGACTAGCGTTCGCTGTGGAAGAACCGACACAGGATGTGACCCGAGTAAGGCAAAGGTTCGACTCCTGCTCCACGGCTCTCCAAGTTCTTCACGGAAAGGATTTGCACGGCCGCATTGCCCTCATAACCGGTGCTAATTGTGGGATTGGCTTCGAAACGGCTCGTTCGCTGGCCCAACATGGCTGCGAGATAATCTTTGCCTGCCGGAACAAGGTCTCGGCAGAGGCAGCCATCGAAAGGATTGCCCAGGAGCGACCAGCAGCCCGTTCGCGATGTCGTTTTGTGGCTTTGGACTTGAGTTCCTTGCTCTCAGTGAAGAAGTTTGTTACGGAGATCAAAGAAAGTGTGAG TCACATTGATTACCTAATTCTTAATGCGGGCGTTTTTGCCTTGCCGTATACAAAAACAGAAGATGGTCTGGAAACCACATTCCAGGTCTCCCACCTGTCGCATTTCTACCTGACATTGCAATTGGAGACATTATTTGATTACAAAACACGGATTGTGGTGCTGTCATCCGAGTCACATAG ATTCGCCAATCTTCCTGTGGAGAATCTTGCAGTGCATCATCTGTCCCCGCCGCCGGAGAAATTCTGGAGCATGATGGCCTACAACAATGCCAAATTGTGCAATGTCTTGTTTGCCCAAGAATTAGCTCAG CGCTGGAAACAACGAGGCATCTCTGTGTTCAGCGTGCATCCTGGCAATATGGTTTCCACTGATCTCTCCCGCAATTATTGGTTCTACAGGCTACTTTTCGCCATAGTTCGACCCTTTACCAAGTCTTTG CAACAAGCGGCCGCCACTAGCATTTACTGCGCCACTGCCAATGAACTGACGGGCTTGTCTGGACTGTACTTTAATAATTGCTTTTTCTGTGAACCCAGCAAGTTGTCCAAGAGCGCCTCATTGCAGCGACAGCTCTGGGACGTCAGTGAGAACCTTTTAAAAGAGTTGGTTCAATAA
- the LOC6498146 gene encoding serine protease inhibitor 28Dc, with amino-acid sequence MWRLVLASMIISAVCCETELWRTDIRTPETMAYVDRIGQEWKEQQQQYQLKLQERQQQQQIIQQQILQEQQLQQQQQQQQQQQQQNKFCKDPPSVPLPTLPPLSSPGLVGGLGNRVDPVGAHIVPPTTIINPFPESNYGYGQTRVDLVTSDAIANSVLHFANELGKNLGHKKTEIFSPLSIVNSLALLYLGAKGASREQLSYVFEKADPIKFHEQFGLMLKDLQQPTRELVSQGRPLVNWRAVNGMRSNRRAQRPGAHEVHLANGIFAQSGYSLNPDYRQAAAEVYGAEIQTQNFESSPAESRYNINRWVAKHTNNHIEDIISSQIPQSTKMILANALYFKAFWETDFIETATRLDNFYPNGEGTHPVVRVKMMATGGNFPYHEDHQLGCKIIGLPYRGNLSTMYIIQPLQSSQQELMALQGKLNSEVIEDLIGKMYRRSALVAFPKLHLTESMNMKSILQNMGLGAIFSAVQNDLSLIATREPAATNYGGGNSLQNLEAQRNAPGVGGRSDLFVDDIVHKVDFTVNEQGTEAAAATVTYLKKSGPDVLFRGDTPFMVIVRHDPTKLVLFYGLINQPPADLGYSKTRT; translated from the exons atgtGGCGCTTAGTTTTGGCATCAATGATAATAAGTGCGGTTTGTTGTGAGACGGAGCTTTGGCGAACAGATATAAGGACGCCCGAAACTATGGCCTATGTAGATCGAATTGGTCAAGAATGGAaagagcaacagcaacaatatcAGTTAAAGCTACAAGAaagacagcagcaacaacagatAATACAGCAACAGATACTACAGgaacagcaactgcaacagcaacagcaacagcaacagcaacagcagcaacaaaataaattttgtaaGGACCCACCAAGTGTACCATTACCAACACTGCCTCCCCTTTCCTCTCCCGGCCTTGTCGGTGGCCTTGGAAATAGAGTCGACCCAGTAGGAGCCCATATCGTCCCTCCTACTACTATAATAAATCCATTTCCGGAATCAAATTACGGATATGGCCAGACACGTGTGGATTTAGTCACCTCGGATGCAATAGCCAACAGTGTCCTGCACTTTGCCAATGAATTGGGAAAAAACTTGGGCCACAAGAAAACGGAGATCTTCTCACCACTGAGCATTGTCAATTCCCTGGCACTTTTATATTTGGGCGCCAAGGGCGCTAGTCGCGAGCAATTGTCGTATGTTTTTGAGAAAGCGGATCCCATTAAGTTTCACGAGCAGTTTGGATTAATGCTGAAGGATCTGCAGCAACCGACGAGGGAGCTGGTGTCCCAGGGACGACCACTGGTGAACTGGAGGGCTGTCAATGGAATGCGATCGAATCGCCGGGCCCAGAGGCCAGGAGCCCATGAGGTGCACCTCGCCAATGGAATATTCGCCCAGTCCGGCTATTCGCTCAACCCTGACTACAG GCAAGCAGCTGCTGAAGTATATGGAGCGGAAATACAGACCCAGAACTTTGAAAGTAGTCCCGCCGAATCCCGGTACAACATTAACAGATGGGTGGCGAAACACACCAATAACCACATTGAGGATATTATTTCGAGCCAAATCCCCCAGAGCACCAAGATGATCCTGGCCAATGCCTTGTACTTTAAGGCATTTTGGGAAACGGACTTCATTGAAACCGCCACCAGGTTGGATAACTTTTATCCGAACGGCGAGGGCACCCACCCGGTGGTGAGGGTTAAGATGATGGCAACTGGAGGCAACTTCCCCTATCACGAGGATCATCAGTTGGGCTGCAAGATCATCGGACTGCCATACAGAGGCAACCTGAGCACCATGTACATTATCCAGCCACTGCAATCCTCCCAGCAGGAACTGATGGCCCTGCAAGGGAAGTTGAATTCGGAAGTAATCGAAGATCTCATTGGCAAAATGTACAGACGATCGGCTCTGGTGGCATTCCCAAAACTACATCTTACGGAGTCTATGAATATGAAAAGCATTCTCCAAAATATGGGCCTAGGTGCCATTTTCAGTGCCGTTCAAAATGATCTCTCCCTGATTGCCACACGAGAGCCTGCGGCGACAAATTATGGTGGCGGCAATAGCCTTCAGAATCTGGAGGCACAGCGTAACGCTCCCGGAGTAGGAGGACGCTCTGATCTGTTTGTGGACGATATTGTCCACAAAGTGGATTTCACGGTCAACGAACAGGGTACAGAGGCGGCGGCGGCCACGGTCACGTACCTAAAGAAATCCGGCCCGGATGTTCTTTTCCGGGGCGATACGCCATTCATGGTCATTGTGCGCCACGATCCCACCAAGCTGGTGCTTTTCTACGGGCTCATCAACCAGCCACCCGCTGATCTTGGTTATTCGAAAACTAGAACCTAA
- the LOC6498145 gene encoding uncharacterized protein LOC6498145: MSEEDSLIEIPRSEWTKLRALYAHKDTDPQGYPCINNFISWVEQEPSIQAKILSLNGNWQQDGTFLLTLDVDVGIKHLYFNTLSDNLDRVTRAIGCLKNIEKEYLFFGFCSRLRPVVEAISKKYYINELHIVDTVWYQVSKDVIDTFKIEAPTGITLSNLKVEDAETINEIWPHRTDKSVNFVRSLIKYNVNVGAYDENGKLVAWCLRLPIGSLGLLQVLDTHKRLGLGSLMVRSMAIKISALGDQVLAPVVTKNIASRSMFEKLGFRSIDTIYWAD, from the exons ATGTCGGAAGAGGATTCATTAATTGAGATTCCCCGCAGTGAATGGACAAAGCTAAGGGCTCTATATGCCCACAAGGATACCGATCCTCAGGGTTATCCTTGCATCAATAATTTCATCAGTTGGGTGGAACAAGAACCCAGTATTCAAGCAAAAATCTTATCTCTAAATGGCAACTGGCAACAAGACGgaacttttttattaact TTGGATGTGGATGTTGGTATCAAGCATCTGTATTTCAATACACTCTCTGATAATTTGGACCGTGTGACGAGAGCTATTGGATGCTTAAAAAACATAGAAAAAGAGTATTTATTCTTTGGATTTTGTTCTCGTCTAAGACCAGTAGTCGAAGCgatttctaaaaaatattacatcAATGAGCTACATATTGTGGATACTGTTTGGTATCAAGTCAGTAAAGATGTGATAGATACATTCAAAATTGA AGCCCCCACTGGCATTACTCTATCAAACCTGAAAGTAGAAGATGCTGAAACTATCAATGAAATTTGGCCTCATCGTACCGATAAATCGGTAAACTTTGTGCGAAGTCTCATAAAGTATAATGTTAATGTTGGAGCCTAcgatgaaaatggaaaattggtTGCCTGGTGTTTGAG ATTACCCATTGGCTCCTTGGGTTTACTGCAAGTTCTTGATACCCACAAACGCCTGGGTCTGGGTAGTTTAATGGTACGATCCATGGCCATCAAAATTTCCGCCTTGGGGGATCAAGTTCTGGCTCCAGTGGTTACTAAAAACATTGCCTCCCGGAGTATGTTTGAAAAGCTCGGATTCCGGTCCATTGATACCATCTATTGGGCTGATTAA
- the LOC6502455 gene encoding uncharacterized protein LOC6502455 isoform X1, with protein MGSTTMEITRDQWAVLRDLYAGDRTSLTGYDLLEFFINFQPLSDVESIKIYTTDQNWSVHGSYIIIHKMTKVSFLYLDTIKGPLKDLGSLLCAINIKGYHLINAYGEDFKPLVEQYWLKRGQDLNKLEHQGTVVYHLPSSEVQNLKTEDVNPSHKVDYLGEEHADLIDQHWAYRSADSLTLIRGLMAHHVSAGVFNSSGEPLTWCLRSPHGSLGNLYVLSDHRRKGLGSMVVRFMAKEILKTGSEVLATVVLENKSSRNMFEKMGFRPINTLYWAVIP; from the exons ATGGGTTCTACAACAATGGAAATCACACGAGATCAGTGGGCTGTTCTGAGAGACTTATATGCCGGCGATCGTACAAGTCTCACGGGATACGATCTGTTAGAGTTCTTTATAAACTTCCAGCCTTTATCAGATGTCGAGTCTATTAAGATATATACAACCGATCAGAATTGGTCCGTCCATGGCAGCTACATTATCATT catAAAATGACCAAAGTGTCATTTTTGTACCTTGATACAATAAAAGGACCCCTCAAGGATCTTGGATCTTTATTATGTGCTATAAATATCAAAGGTTATCATTTAATTAATGCCTATGGGGAAGACTTTAAGCCTCTTGTCGAACAATACTGGTTGAAAAGAGGTCAAGATCTGAATAAATTGGAACATCAGGGTACTGTGGTTTATCACTTGCCCAGTTCTGAAGTTCAAAACTTGAAAACAGAGGA TGTAAACCCATCTCATAAAGTTGATTATCTTGGCGAAGAACATGCCGACTTGATAGATCAGCACTGGGCTTATCGCTCCGCCGATTCTTTGACTTTGATAAGAGGACTAATGGCACACCATGTCAGTGCTGGTGTGTTTAATTCTAGCGGAGAGCCTTTAACTTGGTGTCTCAG atCTCCCCATGGAAGTCTGGGGAACTTGTATGTCTTATCCGATCATAGAAGAAAGGGCTTGGGGTCTATGGTTGTGCGATTTATGGCCAaggaaattttgaaaactggCTCTGAGGTTTTGGCCACAGTTGTGTTGGAGAATAAAAGTAGCCGCAACatgtttgaaaaaatgggTTTTAGACCCATTAATACACTTTATTGGGCAGTAATTCCATAa
- the LOC6502455 gene encoding glycine-N-acyltransferase-like protein 3 isoform X2, with protein MTKVSFLYLDTIKGPLKDLGSLLCAINIKGYHLINAYGEDFKPLVEQYWLKRGQDLNKLEHQGTVVYHLPSSEVQNLKTEDVNPSHKVDYLGEEHADLIDQHWAYRSADSLTLIRGLMAHHVSAGVFNSSGEPLTWCLRSPHGSLGNLYVLSDHRRKGLGSMVVRFMAKEILKTGSEVLATVVLENKSSRNMFEKMGFRPINTLYWAVIP; from the exons ATGACCAAAGTGTCATTTTTGTACCTTGATACAATAAAAGGACCCCTCAAGGATCTTGGATCTTTATTATGTGCTATAAATATCAAAGGTTATCATTTAATTAATGCCTATGGGGAAGACTTTAAGCCTCTTGTCGAACAATACTGGTTGAAAAGAGGTCAAGATCTGAATAAATTGGAACATCAGGGTACTGTGGTTTATCACTTGCCCAGTTCTGAAGTTCAAAACTTGAAAACAGAGGA TGTAAACCCATCTCATAAAGTTGATTATCTTGGCGAAGAACATGCCGACTTGATAGATCAGCACTGGGCTTATCGCTCCGCCGATTCTTTGACTTTGATAAGAGGACTAATGGCACACCATGTCAGTGCTGGTGTGTTTAATTCTAGCGGAGAGCCTTTAACTTGGTGTCTCAG atCTCCCCATGGAAGTCTGGGGAACTTGTATGTCTTATCCGATCATAGAAGAAAGGGCTTGGGGTCTATGGTTGTGCGATTTATGGCCAaggaaattttgaaaactggCTCTGAGGTTTTGGCCACAGTTGTGTTGGAGAATAAAAGTAGCCGCAACatgtttgaaaaaatgggTTTTAGACCCATTAATACACTTTATTGGGCAGTAATTCCATAa